In Cryptococcus tetragattii IND107 chromosome 11, whole genome shotgun sequence, a single window of DNA contains:
- a CDS encoding 2-isopropylmalate synthase: protein MPMLSDPSKRYLPFQPVPFPNRTWPDKTHKKAPIWLSTDLRDGNQSLANPMTNQQKLRFFRHLVQLGFKEIEVAYPAASETDYNFVRELIDRKEVPDDVWIQVLTPARADLIKRTFEAVAGLKHVIVHMYNATSCLFREVVFNNDRDETINFRYEYSPETFSQTETPYAVEVCESVKKAWLGGQRSVWADGRKEERIIFNLPATVEVATPNCFADQVEIFCNSISERDKCIISLHTHNDRGCAVAAAELGVLAGADRIEGTVLGNGERTGNVDLVTLALNCYSQGISPHLDFSDMFSVIDTVTECTGLPVHPRHPYAGELVFTAFSGSHQDAIKKGFEAQAKRNHAGDNVWSMPYLPIDPADIGCTYEAVIRVNSQSGKGGIAYIVKSALSLDLPRRMQIAFYKVVQECSEATGKEMTSKDITTAFRQTYHLGGSIYDGRLVLKSFVTVDLLSSQAPSVTGTPDLSPTRSRSQTRMPPLSLSSGVAEPSPDRSLDRNLPSMSKRLTAKVLVDGKSHEIVGEGNGPLSSFLNALESDLGIVLSVREYTEHAVGAGSDVKAATYVELIPANVDAKDKTQGGFWGVGVDADITASGLKAVVSAANGFLGQSPIRSQNST, encoded by the exons ATGCCTATGCT CTCCGACCCCTCCAAACGCTATCTCCCTTTCCAGCCTGTTCCGTTCCCCAATCGTACATGGCCGGATAAAACTCATAAGAAGGCCCCTATTTGGCTGAGTACTGATCTTCGAGACGGGAACCAAAGTCTCGCCAATC CTATGACCAACCAGCAGAAGCTGCGCTTTTTCCGACATCTTGTGCAGCTAGGCTTCAAGGAAATCGAAGTCGCTTATCCCGCGGCATCTGAAACGGATTATAACTTCGTCCGGGAGTTGATCGATCGCAAGGAGGTCCCAGATGATGTCTGGATTCAG GTACTCACTCCTGCGCGAGCAGACCTTATCAAGCGAACATTTGAAGCCGTCGCTGGTCTCAAACACGTTATCGTCCATATGTACAATGCCACATCTTGTTTGTTCCGAGAAGTGGTCTTTAACAACGATCGAGATGAAACAATCAA TTTCCGCTATGAATACTCCCCTGAAACATTCTCTCAAACCGAGACGCCTTATGCTGTAGAGGTGTGCGAGTCCGTGAAAAAAGCTTGGCTTGGTGGGCAAAGAAGTGTTTGGGCGGACGGTCgcaaagaagagcgaatcatcttcaacctccCAGCCACGGTTGAAGTTGCAACTCCTAATTGCTTTGCCGACCAA GTTGAAATTTTCTGTAATTCCATCTCGGAGAGAGACAAGTGCATCATCAGTCTCCACACTCACAATGATAGAG GCTGTGCAGTAGCAGCTGCTGAACTCGGTGTCCTTGCTGGCGCTGATCGTATTGAAGGGACTGTGCTTGGTAATGGCGAACGCACTGGCAATGTGGATCTTGTTACCCTTGCTCTCAACTGCTATTCTCAAGGCATCAGTCCCCATCTTGACTTCTCAGACATGTTTTCTGTCATTGACACTGTGACAGAGTGTACTGGTCTGCCTGTGCATCCTCGCCATCCATATGCCGGTGAGCTTGTCTTCACAGCGTTCTCTGGTAGTCATCAAGATGCCATCAAGAAGGGGTTCGAGGCCCAGGCTAAAAGGAACCATGCTGGAGACAATGTGTGGAGCATGCCATATCTTCCTATCGATCCTGCAGATATTGGGTGTACATATGAGGCTGTGATCCGTGTCAACTCTCAGTCTGGTAAAGGGGG CATTGCCTATATTGTCAAGTCTGCACTTTCCCTTGACCTTCCTCGAAGGATGCAGATTGCCTTCTATAAGGTTGTTCAAGAGTGTTCTGAGGCAActggaaaggagatgacCTCCAAAGATATCACCACTGCTTTTCGTCAGACTTACCACCTTGGTGGTTCGATTTATGATGGGCGACTTGTCCTCAAGTCTTTTGTCACAGttgatcttctctcttcacAAGCACCATCTGTAACTGGGACACCTGACCTTTCCCCAACTCGATCTCGATCCCAAACACGCATGCCCCCCCTCAGTCTTTCAAGTGGTGTGGCAGAGCCTAGCCCAGACCGAAGTCTTGATAGGAACCTGCCTTCAATGTCGAAACGCCTTACAGCCAAGGTTTTAGTTGATGGGAAATCACATGAGATTGTTGGCGAAGGCAATGGCCCACTCTCATCATTCCTCAATGCCCTTGAGAGTGACCTTGGTATTGTGCTGTCTGTCCGAGAATATACTGAGCATGCTGTGGGTGCTGGGTCTGATGTGAAGGCTGCAACATATGTTGAGCTGATCCCTGCAAATGTGGATGCAAAGGACAAGACTCAAGGGGGATTCTGGGGTGTTGGTGTTGATGCTGATATCACAGCAAGTGGCCTCAAAGCAGTAGTTAGTGCTGCCAATGGTTTCCTGGGTCAAAGTCCCATCAGATCTCAAAACAGTACCTAA